The sequence TAAAGTGACAATGTACCTGTTTATATAGACAGTACTTTATTGGTCCAATGTGCTTATTTGGTCCATCTTTAGGCAGTTTTGCTGTATCAGTGTGGTGTTTTCTCCCAGGCCTGTGGTTACACTGGCTGACTCCATGGCTGCGGGTCACCACAGTGGTGTTCCTTCTGGTGACTAACCTCCCCCTGGCCCTGTACACCAGCCTGGTGCACCAGAGAGGCACTGTGGACGTCATGTCATTCCTGAGCCAGGAAGCAGACAGACATGGGCAGGACATGTCTGTGTTGTTCCTTATGCCTTGCCATTCAACTCCCTTTTACAGGTGCGTTGGATAGTCTTGTTTGATTGATGTATTTTCTCAACAAGATAAGTAAGTAAGACTCAGTAAGACTCATGAGTCAGGTTAGTCACAGATAAGAGCTGCATGTTTTTAGGGAGGCACTGTCCTACTCTGTgcagaaagaagaaaatccaTAACAGGGGTCAGGGGATGTAAAAAAGTCTGAAGGTGAACTTGTCCCTGATGATAATTtgggttgattttttttttcaaatctacaaaatgtaactcTTCAAAGTTGAGTTTGGTAGAATGGATAAGGATGATTTcttaacatacatttttgtacatatagCACCAATATTGTTTAGTGTATAGAATACACATTTGCTCTTCTCCACTGGAAATCTTAGTCATGTTCACCACAACATCAACATGAGGTTTTTGGAATGTCCCCCTGACTTGGAGAGAAGACCAGACTACATGGATGAAGCTGACATATTTTACCAGGACCCCTCGGCATGGTTGAAAAACAACCATGGGCCAGATGTCCCACTCCCAACACATCTTGTCATGTTCAACACTCTACATTTGGTAAGAGGCCTATGTTACTATGGCCTTTAGCAAGGTTCAGATCTAGTCTTTCCTACTCCTTTGATGCCCCCATAACCTAAACTGTTGCACCAGTATAGTGGTAACTAAGTGTATAGTCTAAAAACTAAAAGGGATTTCACAGCAACAGGTAGTACATCTACCCTCTGCACCCTCTAATAATACTAGTACAGTATCACACATCTTGAACCTTTTTAGTTTAGTTAtcgaaaatacatgtagataggatTATATCCAATGTGATGCCTCCAAATTAACAATGTTGTGGTGCTGAAAAGCATTTCATCTAACAGGTTAGTATTAACTATAGTATGAACTATATACCTTTGTACTACTACAGGACATAGAAGACTTCCTCACAGAGAAACAATTTTCCAAGGTATGTTCTGTACTCTTTTCATTTTCCTTATCCTTTCAAAGCATACTCTGTTGCATTACTAAAAGTAATTCTAATCTTCttacttgaatgtgtattttgattaagtactagtattgtCATGTAGAATGGAGTTTTAAACTGGAaatcatactttttttaaaaacagtagcGTAAACATTAAATCAGAAACACTATCAACCATCATTGAGGTACTTTATTCTCTTCCACACCATAACATGAACTCTGTAGCAGCTAGCACCTCCTAAGGTAGCCTGAGAACAAGATTACTCGGTGTGATTCACTTTTCAAGTGTTGCTGGAGTATCACAGCACTCTAAAAATTAACATGTAGTGTTGTTcctgtttagtttttttttcacaatcagtagtcatacatgtagtagctttttcttgtttacaatTTTTTCACTGATACCATTGCCAGTGTAAGTTATGTTTGATTTAAATTCCTTTCAGTGTGCAGAATACTTCCACACCCACATCACATTGGAAAGAAGAATTGGCAACTATGTGCAAGTCTACTGTCAACAGCAGGCCACATAACTTATACAACAGAGAGCTCCATAACATATTCCTAAAGATGTCATGATGACAAATCATAACATATTAATATCTTAACTTCTTACTCATGCATACTCAAAAGTACTTTAGATTGATACTTTTTAAAACCTATTCTTTTAAATAACAAAATGAAAGGGGGATCTTTTAAATAACAGAATGAAAACGAACAGAAAAAAACCTCAACACATTATTTCCTGTATCAATTCCAGAGCTGCATAATGATTGATTTCAGCTGTTTGTATTTCAGAATTTTGGTTGTTGTAATTGAAACATTGTCACACCCCCTGTATGCTATTTTAGAttaaataaaaatattttaaagagTAAGAAAGAGAGAGCGTCTTtagatatgaaatatcaaaagtcTAGAATTCTGGTTTATGTAGCATACATGAATGCTACAGCACAGCTTCTTATTGATTTGTCAGTACCTGTGTTCATTCCGATCTATTAtctttaaaatgtacatgtttatcaCTGCATTAAATGCTATTGATAGATTGGGAAACACCAAATAATatggtacaaacaaacaaattaaagtacatttgaataactgcttttttAATCTTTGAAGCATACAAAGCAGTGTTAGAAAACGAAATAAAATCCTACTTTTTCAAAGTGATTCAGTCTATGTCTACATGCACAACcatgtgtatgatttttgtaCTTAGTAAAAATACGCAAAATGCTTGAACATCAATGTTCATTTTGAGACTTACCATAATTTGACTGTCATACCACGTAAAGACAATGATATGTTACATTTGGGTTTTTGAGTGATGGTGATTTTGTAACTCATAGCACTTAACAACTGAGTTAAAGGGAACAATAATTTGTAATATGATTCCAACATAACATGTTTTGTAGcattaaaaatgtacatttacaaaatcaaatatagattatgccacacaaaaacacaaatcaaaTCTTGTCTAGCAGAAATTTGTCACACTTTGCAGTTGCTTGTATGAACTGGCCATGTGGTCATTTTTAAAATTCTAGTCTTTGTCAGCTCTTTTCATATGAACGTATTTTAACTTAACCCTTTGTCCTCTGTTTTTCCCTTGCTTGTGCTCTCTTGGCGAGGTTGTCGTACAGAGGGAATGTTGTTTTACCGTATCGTTCCTCTTCACGACCAGTAGCTCGATGCAGGAACCAGTTGTCTGGTTTGCCCCTCTCGCGCTGTCGTTGCTCAGCTCGCTTGAAGACCCAGTCTGCGTGGTCGCCCTGGCACTTCTGACCTTTACACTTCTTACCAGGCTTCTTACTGCTGCCTTTCTTTCCTCCTTTGTGCTTGGGGCTGTGCTCTGTATGTGCCTGTGGTCTGTCCTGGCTGCCTGTCTTTCCTCTGGCTTTCTCTAGTTTTCGGTGATGTTTCATCTGACTGCGGATCCTTTCAAACTCCTTGATCACATCACGATCGACATGATCCCAGTCATCATCTTTGTCCCAATCGCCATCTTCGTAGTCGTCCAAGAAGTCGGCCCAACACTCCTTTTTTTCGTCATCATGCTGACAGATCTTTGCTAGGATGCCACGAAGCCTCAATCGGTACTTGTCGAAGTTATCAATGtcgtcatcatcgtcatcatcctCACCATGTCCTCTGGATTTTCTTCCCTATGATAACAAGTCAGGAGGTTGTAGTGAGAAACTTAAAAAATAGCTACACTACATTGCTATCCTCTATCTTATTGAAAAATAGGAATGCATGAAACAAGAAGATATTCTTCAAATTCATACAGGAGCAAGGGTCCAACTTTTCATCATCTACCATTTTGAGAAAAACCTATTCATTAAATAGCATAATCTACTATCTTCAGAACTCACTTTTttgtcatcatcgtcatcatcatcacgccGTCTTCCCACACGTGGCCCGGCACGGTGACGACCCTCGATGTCCACCTCTACGCCTGAGTCATCGCCATCACCATCCGGATCCCCCCGGCCATGTCGCCTGGGGCCGGCGGAGGCACTGTCGTCTTCCTCATCTCTCCTGCGTCGGAATCGGCGAGGTCTGTTGTTGCCACCATCATCCTCAGGATCCCCATCTACAGACAGATAGAGTACTGAGTATCCATGTACCTGCAAAAAGCTCTATACCccgggctcaaaattcattttggggaataGATTCctaaaatgaagaatgttaGCAAATCTAATCTCAAACCTTACTGTCTCTCTGCAGGGATGTAGTCTGAAATTCCATAAACCAATCAAATAAAAACTTAAGAATTTTTTCTGACATAAATGTTAAAACATGCTATATGCCAGTGTACAATTTTTAGGAACACAAGATTTACGAATATGTTCCTGACAAACCTGGTTCATCCTTGCGCCGCCTCCTGCCATGACGTGCAGGCTCCCCTTCACGCCGGTCAGCATCCTCAGCTTTTCTTCGAGGAAGGTGTGGGCCCGTCTTCTCTGCaacttttcctttcttttcttcttcctcttctttcttCTGCACTGTTGCCTACATAGGTTACAGATAAGCCTTTTCATGCCGTTCTAAAATACTGAGGTGTTTAAGCAAGGAGCTTTAGAAAGaaattctattttgtacttcaatATGAAATGACTTAAATTCTCAGGATATGAGTTAACTAAGCCAACTAACCTGTCGTCCTTTTGAAGATTCAAGTTCCTCTTCAGGCgcctgttttgttgttgtcactTTTACTGGTTTAACCTCAGAGATAGTGGCGGGAGGGGTGATCTTGGCTTCCATTTTTCTTGCCGTCTCCTGCTCTAGAACCTCATCGACCCGTGAATGTGCAGGCCGTTTCCCATAGCTGCAGGATGGTTCTGGTTCTGGTGACTCTGGCTGGACTGGGGGAGGGGCTCGTACCTCTTCATCTTGTCCACGGTGATCCTCCTGCTGTCGCTGCTTGTTCTTTTGTCGCCACCATCCTCTAGTTTCCTTGACTCCCTTGTCGAGCACCTTCCGCACCTGCTTCCAGGATTCTTTCACAGACTTTTTCACATCCTTCAAGTTTTCCTGGACAGTCTTGCTGGCCTTCTTGAGGTTCTCTGCTATTGTCTTCTTTGCCTTCTTCAAGCTGTCCTTCATGGATTTCTTCACTGACCCGATGTTGTCATCCTGACTGTTCAAAAACTCTTGAGAATAACTGTGCACTGTTTCAAGGGTGTCCTTCAGGGTCTCACCTACACCTTCAACTGTGGCCTTTGTTGCCTCTGCAAACTCTTCTGATGTGACTGTTGTGATCGTGTCTGCCACTGTGTTCTTCAGAGCCTTGATGGCTGACTTCACCTGCTCGGTATAAGTGGAAAAGTCTGCTGACTCTGTGTGGTTTTTAAGCTGTTCAAACTGCTGCTTCAATGCCTGCGTGAGGTTGAGGAAAGAATCATCTCCAAACTTCTCTGTATAGTCTGACACATTGATAGATGGGATAAAGGCATGGATGCAGGAGAAGAAGTCTGGCCCTGTGCTGTTCTCAGGATCTTTATGCTTCTCCTGTTGGGAGGTGTACAGCTCCTGCCACCTGTTGGAACGGGTTCGTTCTATGTTCAGCTGTTGTTCTAGATTCACCATTTTGTTCTGCAGGGCCAGGATCCTCTCCTGTAGACTTGCTTCTTGCTCTTGATTTGCCTTCTGTTGTTCTTCCAGCTCTGATACCAAATCTGCCATTTTCTGCTTAAGTTCCTTATTTTCCAAAGTGGCATCCTTCAGCTGGTTTCTCAGCTGTGTGTTTTGTGCATCCTTACTCTGTGTGTCCTCTGCAGCCTGCTTGTTGGCCTCTTCCCTCTCTGTTTCCAGAGAAGTCAGTTTCCCTGCAAGGTCACTTCGCTCACTCTCCAGTGCCTCGATCTGACCTTGGAGCTCAACAAGGGCCTGGTTAGTTTCTTCCATTGCCTGTTCTTCAGAGGTGAGTTTCATTTTTAAGTCTCCATTTTCAGTCTCCAAAGAGGTCACTTGGATTTTCCATTTCTGGGATCTTTGTCTGGAATCATTGAGCTGGTTTCTTAGTCTGACTAAGTCTTCTCCAAGCTGGTCAAGAAGAGCAACATGGGACTCCTGTGATAAAATTGGACCTTGTTTTAGTTGGACAAAAATGAACCATATGCATGACAAAAGGAAGTGTTCCTGTAAATTATTTTCATATAAGGAAAAACACTTTCATTCAATCATACTCAGTGGGTCAAACACTTATAAATTGAGCTATtgcaatattcattttttttgcaagaCTTGACAACACTTAGGTATCCTTACATTCTTTTTGTAATCTGTAAATACCAGTACTAGTATTAGAGATGATATAGAAACAATTGGACTCCCCACCTTGGTTGTTTGATGCACAAGGTCGGTGGAAACATCCAGTTTGTATAGACAAGACATGAGTTCATCCTGCATCAACTTCAGCCGTTTCACCTGCCTGTTCTTCAGCTGCGCTGCCAGGTGGCTTTCACGGGAGGAGCCTGTGGGGTAAAAGATGAGGTTGTTTTCAGATGTGGTATATACTCCGCAGTGAcaatactcactcactcaaactCACTGCCTCACACATTCACTGCCTCACACACTCAAGAAATGAACTATCTTAAATTTTTAACACTTGACGACACTTAGGTATCCTtacattatttttcatttgacagtttcataaaaaaatcaatcaatgcAAGAAATTTAAGGAAAGTCTGACCCAGTGCATCTCCAATAGCAATACTGATGGAGATGATGAGTGCCAACAGGATGGTCCAGTTCAGGATCATGGTTAGGTTCCAGCTGTTGTCTTTCCTTCGTTCTTCCCGCTCAGATATGCGATGTTTTCTCCTTGGGAGTTCCACGGGAGGTGGGGAAAAGTCGGAGTCATCTCCATCACTGGCTACAGACTCTGTCTCATTGGCATTTGTGTCTACTGCTGTAGGAATAGAAGAACCATAATAGTCACCGTGTGATAATGATTTGGGCCTGCTTAGAATAAAGCCACCAAATAGTAATTCAGCAGAAAGATGTGCAGTGCATTATCACACATACTTAATGAACTTTGGAATATTAAGATGTGGGTCACATAGCTTGAGTGGTTAAATGTTAAGTCCAAAGCAAGTGAAAAGGTGAACCATGCAATGGATATAAcacagaagagaaaaaaattctacaaatgAACATTATATTCCTACCAGCAGCTTCTTTAGTTTTTTCACCACAGACACCATCTAGGCAGGAAAAGCGCCTAAGAAAACCATTAGGCAAAGAAGTAGGTGTTAGGGTTTGACCATCGCCATGGTGATCCAGGTCTTCTACAGCATTGGGGTCGATGGTGACAAAGTCTGAGTCTGTATCCGTAGTAACAAGGCGTGGTGACTCCTCACCTGTAGGTGCCAGAGACATGATTGGTGGATTGTCCTGCAAAATGGAAAAGATGTCCATTTAATGTCTAGGTTTTGGTCTGAAGCATAAATGACCAAAAGACTGAATGATGTTACCAGTCCAATATCAAAAACATAactgacaaaaaaacacattgtaATATTCTCAGTAGCTTGCAACATAGGTTAATCTTGTGATCCCTGAACACTTCCTGTATTTTCTTCTGGTATAAAAACTACCAAACTTACCCACTGTTCCACTGCATCGTCATCCTGGACAATTCCACTGTCCCCCCTGGTCAGTCTCTTGCCCTCTCTCAGCAGGACTTTTTGTACAGGTGCCCTCTGGTTGTGGTCCTCCAAAGCACAGGCACCTTCAGTGGTTGCTGCATTGTCTGTAGAAGCTGCATCTTCTTtagggatgacatcctctgtaggAGCTGCATTTTTCATTGGATCTGCATCTTCTATAGCATTTGAATTTTCTACTGGAGCTTCATCTTCCGGTACTGATTCTTCTATGGTAGGTGGTGATTCTGGTAGCTGAGTTGATGTCTCCTCTGTGGGGCACAGAATGAAATTAGCCATGTATTTCTAGTGTCTTGTTTTTAAAACTGATTTGCTAGCCTGAAAAGTCTCAAATATCTCATTACTGTTGCAATGATTTGCTTTATAACTTTAAATACAACTTACCATCTTCCTTTGCTTCTTCTCCCTCACTGTATGTGTCCATAGCAACATACTCTGCAGAGCTGCCATCCTGCGAGATGGTCAAGTTCTGTTGGAATGAAAAATTGTGGCTTCTTTGACATGTTTACTGGGTACAACAGGGTCTCAAAAATGTACCACACAAAAGACACTATTTCTAAATGCAACAATTAACCGCAAACTAGTGCTAACGACCGCATAAAGGTCTAATATACCGATGCTCTGGACACATTGTCTATGCAATTATGAATAAAAAGATATGCAGCAACTCCATTATTTTAAGATATTCCACTCGTTTCAagaacttgttaccacttacAAACAATGTATAAACCACCAAAGTTTGCATTTCTAACATAAGCATGTCATCAACTGGTGGTCACAACATGCTGTCCTTGATTGGCAGTGTGGCACATccactagcctgttactcactgtgtggcacatttctagcctgttactcacagggccggtgtgggaaccaatgtaagaattcagagggccgagtaagaacagaaagaaacaaacatgccgataccggggatcgaacccgggtcggcggattacaaatccaacgtgcaaaccacaacaccaaaagctctagagccgtCGGCGTGGTCAGTTTTACAatgcttaaaccccactgttacaacacTGTAATCTACCaattttttgtaagtttttttaaGCAATATTCAGCTTATCTATCATGATTTATGAATATGTTGAGATCTATATCCTTACCACaatgtcatcttcatcatcgtCCATCAAAGACCAGCCAGACATGTGGCCCTCGCTGTCACTGGTGTGACTGCTGTCCGTCATGTTTCCTGATCAGGaaagaaacacagaaattatCACTAGATTCCtgcaaatcttgaaactttGTAGTTGTTTTCCCGTTATTTTTCCAGTGGAATCTCCACCACAAACAGTGAATATGCATTTCAAATGTATAAGTACTGTCTACCCTAAAACAGaactgtttcaactgcaaatttaaaacactgcaaaaacgcCCTTCTTTTCCTTTAGCAAAATAAAGCCAACATGGtgcaaaggaaaagaaaagtcAGTATACATCACAATAACAGTGTCAGTCAACAATGATGTAGGTCCAGTATTCCAAATGTTgaaaagtacattgtagatCTATACCAAAAAGGTTTCTAAATTGGGACTGGATTTGACATTTACCTCCTTGGATTGACGTCATGGCTCAACGATCCTATATGCAATAAATACATCGATATCACATATCTGGTCATCATAACAGCTGATTGGTAAGTAGTATGTCTGGGTCGACAAATAGGTCAgatctgtgacgtcatctaTCAATCATTATTGGCTGGCATGTAGCTTgagcaggggggggggggagttatTTAAGTTGGTGTGACCCTTGGGACTATACAGAATCAGGCCCTACTAGTATGCTAATGTAATCGAAATCTTTTGTTAAGTAAACTTTTGGGCAAAATCAAGGAGGTCAAAGACATGTAAATTGTTGCAAAAAGTTATCAAACATCTCCTGTGGGCTTGCTGAGGCAACTAGGGCAATGGGAAatgtgtaatatatatatataatgttagtatatatatatacttgtaacgttatatatacagatataattatacaatgtatatagaaGTAAAATACGTTTTCCTTGCCCTAGTTGCCTCAGCTGCCTGTGGACCTACTTTATGTACTGATGATAATAACAATGACTATTTATTACCTAAGTCTAAACCAATTTGCATTACACTGTCGCGATAGATAGACAACAGTGCTGTGAAACTTTCACGATTGTGATCCagtaatcaaggagctttcagtTGATGAACGCTCATTGCTGTAATATGCTGCAGAGACTATTCAAGGCCACATTTCTGTCTCCCTGCTTTGTTAGGAGTGACGCCCCTGCTAGATGCATGCATGTACAACATAACTGCATGGCGGCAAACATTGCGTCACGAGAAAATATGCGCGGGCTTACCTCTGTGTTCCCTACGTAGTCCCCGGCCCACCGGCCTCTACGTTTGGTGACAGTTTTCTCGCGACACTCCTGAAAACA comes from Branchiostoma floridae strain S238N-H82 chromosome 2, Bfl_VNyyK, whole genome shotgun sequence and encodes:
- the LOC118406868 gene encoding uncharacterized protein LOC118406868 isoform X3 is translated as MTDSSHTSDSEGHMSGWSLMDDDEDDIVNLTISQDGSSAEYVAMDTYSEGEEAKEDEETSTQLPESPPTIEESVPEDEAPVENSNAIEDADPMKNAAPTEDVIPKEDAASTDNAATTEGACALEDHNQRAPVQKVLLREGKRLTRGDSGIVQDDDAVEQWDNPPIMSLAPTGEESPRLVTTDTDSDFVTIDPNAVEDLDHHGDGQTLTPTSLPNGFLRRFSCLDGVCGEKTKEAAAVDTNANETESVASDGDDSDFSPPPVELPRRKHRISEREERRKDNSWNLTMILNWTILLALIISISIAIGDALGSSRESHLAAQLKNRQVKRLKLMQDELMSCLYKLDVSTDLVHQTTKESHVALLDQLGEDLVRLRNQLNDSRQRSQKWKIQVTSLETENGDLKMKLTSEEQAMEETNQALVELQGQIEALESERSDLAGKLTSLETEREEANKQAAEDTQSKDAQNTQLRNQLKDATLENKELKQKMADLVSELEEQQKANQEQEASLQERILALQNKMVNLEQQLNIERTRSNRWQELYTSQQEKHKDPENSTGPDFFSCIHAFIPSINVSDYTEKFGDDSFLNLTQALKQQFEQLKNHTESADFSTYTEQVKSAIKALKNTVADTITTVTSEEFAEATKATVEGVGETLKDTLETVHSYSQEFLNSQDDNIGSVKKSMKDSLKKAKKTIAENLKKASKTVQENLKDVKKSVKESWKQVRKVLDKGVKETRGWWRQKNKQRQQEDHRGQDEEVRAPPPVQPESPEPEPSCSYGKRPAHSRVDEVLEQETARKMEAKITPPATISEVKPVKVTTTKQAPEEELESSKGRQATVQKKEEEEEKKGKVAEKTGPHLPRRKAEDADRREGEPARHGRRRRKDEPDGDPEDDGGNNRPRRFRRRRDEEDDSASAGPRRHGRGDPDGDGDDSGVEVDIEGRHRAGPRVGRRRDDDDDDDKKGRKSRGHGEDDDDDDDIDNFDKYRLRLRGILAKICQHDDEKKECWADFLDDYEDGDWDKDDDWDHVDRDVIKEFERIRSQMKHHRKLEKARGKTGSQDRPQAHTEHSPKHKGGKKGSSKKPGKKCKGQKCQGDHADWVFKRAEQRQRERGKPDNWFLHRATGREEERYGKTTFPLYDNLAKRAQAREKQRTKG
- the LOC118406868 gene encoding uncharacterized protein LOC118406868 isoform X4, with the protein product MTSIQGGNMTDSSHTSDSEGHMSGWSLMDDDEDDIVNLTISQDGSSAEYVAMDTYSEGEEAKEDEETSTQLPESPPTIEESVPEDEAPVENSNAIEDADPMKNAAPTEDVIPKEDAASTDNAATTEGACALEDHNQRAPVQKVLLREGKRLTRGDSGIVQDDDAVEQWDNPPIMSLAPTGEESPRLVTTDTDSDFVTIDPNAVEDLDHHGDAVDTNANETESVASDGDDSDFSPPPVELPRRKHRISEREERRKDNSWNLTMILNWTILLALIISISIAIGDALGSSRESHLAAQLKNRQVKRLKLMQDELMSCLYKLDVSTDLVHQTTKESHVALLDQLGEDLVRLRNQLNDSRQRSQKWKIQVTSLETENGDLKMKLTSEEQAMEETNQALVELQGQIEALESERSDLAGKLTSLETEREEANKQAAEDTQSKDAQNTQLRNQLKDATLENKELKQKMADLVSELEEQQKANQEQEASLQERILALQNKMVNLEQQLNIERTRSNRWQELYTSQQEKHKDPENSTGPDFFSCIHAFIPSINVSDYTEKFGDDSFLNLTQALKQQFEQLKNHTESADFSTYTEQVKSAIKALKNTVADTITTVTSEEFAEATKATVEGVGETLKDTLETVHSYSQEFLNSQDDNIGSVKKSMKDSLKKAKKTIAENLKKASKTVQENLKDVKKSVKESWKQVRKVLDKGVKETRGWWRQKNKQRQQEDHRGQDEEVRAPPPVQPESPEPEPSCSYGKRPAHSRVDEVLEQETARKMEAKITPPATISEVKPVKVTTTKQAPEEELESSKGRQATVQKKEEEEEKKGKVAEKTGPHLPRRKAEDADRREGEPARHGRRRRKDEPDGDPEDDGGNNRPRRFRRRRDEEDDSASAGPRRHGRGDPDGDGDDSGVEVDIEGRHRAGPRVGRRRDDDDDDDKKGRKSRGHGEDDDDDDDIDNFDKYRLRLRGILAKICQHDDEKKECWADFLDDYEDGDWDKDDDWDHVDRDVIKEFERIRSQMKHHRKLEKARGKTGSQDRPQAHTEHSPKHKGGKKGSSKKPGKKCKGQKCQGDHADWVFKRAEQRQRERGKPDNWFLHRATGREEERYGKTTFPLYDNLAKRAQAREKQRTKG
- the LOC118406868 gene encoding uncharacterized protein LOC118406868 isoform X1, whose product is MTSIQGGNMTDSSHTSDSEGHMSGWSLMDDDEDDIVNLTISQDGSSAEYVAMDTYSEGEEAKEDEETSTQLPESPPTIEESVPEDEAPVENSNAIEDADPMKNAAPTEDVIPKEDAASTDNAATTEGACALEDHNQRAPVQKVLLREGKRLTRGDSGIVQDDDAVEQWDNPPIMSLAPTGEESPRLVTTDTDSDFVTIDPNAVEDLDHHGDGQTLTPTSLPNGFLRRFSCLDGVCGEKTKEAAAVDTNANETESVASDGDDSDFSPPPVELPRRKHRISEREERRKDNSWNLTMILNWTILLALIISISIAIGDALGSSRESHLAAQLKNRQVKRLKLMQDELMSCLYKLDVSTDLVHQTTKESHVALLDQLGEDLVRLRNQLNDSRQRSQKWKIQVTSLETENGDLKMKLTSEEQAMEETNQALVELQGQIEALESERSDLAGKLTSLETEREEANKQAAEDTQSKDAQNTQLRNQLKDATLENKELKQKMADLVSELEEQQKANQEQEASLQERILALQNKMVNLEQQLNIERTRSNRWQELYTSQQEKHKDPENSTGPDFFSCIHAFIPSINVSDYTEKFGDDSFLNLTQALKQQFEQLKNHTESADFSTYTEQVKSAIKALKNTVADTITTVTSEEFAEATKATVEGVGETLKDTLETVHSYSQEFLNSQDDNIGSVKKSMKDSLKKAKKTIAENLKKASKTVQENLKDVKKSVKESWKQVRKVLDKGVKETRGWWRQKNKQRQQEDHRGQDEEVRAPPPVQPESPEPEPSCSYGKRPAHSRVDEVLEQETARKMEAKITPPATISEVKPVKVTTTKQAPEEELESSKGRQATVQKKEEEEEKKGKVAEKTGPHLPRRKAEDADRREGEPARHGRRRRKDEPDGDPEDDGGNNRPRRFRRRRDEEDDSASAGPRRHGRGDPDGDGDDSGVEVDIEGRHRAGPRVGRRRDDDDDDDKKGRKSRGHGEDDDDDDDIDNFDKYRLRLRGILAKICQHDDEKKECWADFLDDYEDGDWDKDDDWDHVDRDVIKEFERIRSQMKHHRKLEKARGKTGSQDRPQAHTEHSPKHKGGKKGSSKKPGKKCKGQKCQGDHADWVFKRAEQRQRERGKPDNWFLHRATGREEERYGKTTFPLYDNLAKRAQAREKQRTKG
- the LOC118406868 gene encoding uncharacterized protein LOC118406868 isoform X5; its protein translation is MTSIQGGNMTDSSHTSDSEGHMSGWSLMDDDEDDIVNLTISQDGSSAEYVAMDTYSEGEEAKEDEETSTQLPESPPTIEESVPEDEAPVENSNAIEDADPMKNAAPTEDVIPKEDAASTDNAATTEGACALEDHNQRAPVQKVLLREGKRLTRGDSGIVQDDDAVEQWDNPPIMSLAPTGEESPRLVTTDTDSDFVTIDPNAVEDLDHHGDVDTNANETESVASDGDDSDFSPPPVELPRRKHRISEREERRKDNSWNLTMILNWTILLALIISISIAIGDALGSSRESHLAAQLKNRQVKRLKLMQDELMSCLYKLDVSTDLVHQTTKESHVALLDQLGEDLVRLRNQLNDSRQRSQKWKIQVTSLETENGDLKMKLTSEEQAMEETNQALVELQGQIEALESERSDLAGKLTSLETEREEANKQAAEDTQSKDAQNTQLRNQLKDATLENKELKQKMADLVSELEEQQKANQEQEASLQERILALQNKMVNLEQQLNIERTRSNRWQELYTSQQEKHKDPENSTGPDFFSCIHAFIPSINVSDYTEKFGDDSFLNLTQALKQQFEQLKNHTESADFSTYTEQVKSAIKALKNTVADTITTVTSEEFAEATKATVEGVGETLKDTLETVHSYSQEFLNSQDDNIGSVKKSMKDSLKKAKKTIAENLKKASKTVQENLKDVKKSVKESWKQVRKVLDKGVKETRGWWRQKNKQRQQEDHRGQDEEVRAPPPVQPESPEPEPSCSYGKRPAHSRVDEVLEQETARKMEAKITPPATISEVKPVKVTTTKQAPEEELESSKGRQATVQKKEEEEEKKGKVAEKTGPHLPRRKAEDADRREGEPARHGRRRRKDEPDGDPEDDGGNNRPRRFRRRRDEEDDSASAGPRRHGRGDPDGDGDDSGVEVDIEGRHRAGPRVGRRRDDDDDDDKKGRKSRGHGEDDDDDDDIDNFDKYRLRLRGILAKICQHDDEKKECWADFLDDYEDGDWDKDDDWDHVDRDVIKEFERIRSQMKHHRKLEKARGKTGSQDRPQAHTEHSPKHKGGKKGSSKKPGKKCKGQKCQGDHADWVFKRAEQRQRERGKPDNWFLHRATGREEERYGKTTFPLYDNLAKRAQAREKQRTKG